Within Synergistaceae bacterium, the genomic segment CTCGCCGTCCTTGTTTATCAGGGCGACGCCGCCCGTAGGGGTGTTGTTCGCAAAGGTGCAGTTAACCGCCGAGATGGCGCCGTTGTTGTTGTAGACAGCGCCGGATGAAAGGTTGCCCGAGAAGGTGCAGTTGACCAGCTCCAGGTCGCCTTGGTTGCGCACCGCGCTTCCCTCCGCGGAGGCTTTATTGTTGCTGAACTCGCACCTCTCGCAGCGGACTGTCGCCTGCGCCAGGACGACCAGCGCGCCTCCCGCGCCCCCGCTCTCGCTATCGCTGATGAATGAGCAGTCCAGAAGTGCAGCGCTCCCCTCCTGGATGAAAAAGCCTCGTCCCTCAGTGGCCGTGTTGCCGTCGAAGACGCAGTTCACGAACCTCGGCGATCCCTTTTTACAGAACACGGCGCCGCCCTTCCTCGCCTTGTTATTCAGGAATAGGCAGTTCGAGACGGTCGGGGCGCCGTCCTCGATGTAGACGCCGCCGCCGCTGTTATACGATGGCGGGTGGTTTCTGGCGTCTCCGTTCATGACACGCACTCCGTCGAGCACCGTGGTCTCGTCGGCGTCCTCGGCTATGGTCACCGCGTTGCAGGAGAGTTCGTTGCCGCTGAGGACCGTCACGTGAGCGGAGGGGTCGCGCTCGTCCCTGCTGGACTCATCGCCCTTGAACCCTCCGTAGATCGACACACCCTTGCGGAGGCGAAATGTCGAAGGGCCGCCCCCGCTTCTTCTGATGTTGTAAACGCCGCCTGCCAGCCAGAATTCTACATCCTTTACGCTTTCGTCCGATAACCGGGCGAGCAGCTCGTCCCTGTTGAGCGCCCTCTCCCAGG encodes:
- a CDS encoding right-handed parallel beta-helix repeat-containing protein, with translation MRLRNRRLAFLLAALFFVCTAAGSEAATAIRVTKAGGKVSPRDGSSWERALNRDELLARLSDESVKDVEFWLAGGVYNIRRSGGGPSTFRLRKGVSIYGGFKGDESSRDERDPSAHVTVLSGNELSCNAVTIAEDADETTVLDGVRVMNGDARNHPPSYNSGGGVYIEDGAPTVSNCLFLNNKARKGGAVFCKKGSPRFVNCVFDGNTATEGRGFFIQEGSAALLDCSFISDSESGGAGGALVVLAQATVRCERCEFSNNKASAEGSAVRNQGDLELVNCTFSGNLSSGAVYNNNGAISAVNCTFANNTPTGGVALINKDGE